In one window of Leifsonia sp. NPDC080035 DNA:
- a CDS encoding flagellar basal body protein encodes MLESVTSAALLSALDGLAARQRAIANNIANVNTPGYTAERVSFEDALAASVERGDGTVAATTARSLEPTRLDGNNVNLDTETLSNVDTVLRFQFASQAAGNQFSAVRAALKTT; translated from the coding sequence GTGCTCGAATCCGTGACCAGCGCCGCCCTGCTCAGCGCGCTCGACGGCCTCGCCGCGCGCCAGCGCGCGATCGCGAACAACATCGCGAACGTCAACACGCCCGGGTACACCGCGGAGCGCGTGTCGTTCGAGGACGCGCTCGCCGCCTCCGTCGAACGGGGGGACGGCACCGTCGCCGCGACCACCGCGCGCTCCCTGGAGCCGACCCGGCTCGACGGCAACAACGTCAACCTCGACACCGAGACGCTCTCCAACGTGGACACCGTGCTGCGTTTCCAGTTCGCCTCGCAGGCCGCGGGCAACCAGTTCTCGGCCGTCCGTGCGGCCCTGAAGACGACCTGA
- a CDS encoding FliH/SctL family protein gives MSNDVAFAPLTVPVLAETEDQQATMTAARARGYSAGYADGLRAAAAEQAAWLAEAEGARAAEAAEAAEATRALATALRAAAVELREATVPVLEEAEATLVEAAFSLASAVVGDALSDRVAAARAAVARVLEDPAGGAVAVVRMNPADVALLGGADAVGPGAPRIVADAALAPGDAIGELPDGWLDGRIHAALERAKGAIG, from the coding sequence ATGTCGAATGACGTCGCCTTCGCGCCGCTCACCGTGCCTGTGCTCGCCGAGACCGAGGACCAGCAGGCGACGATGACGGCCGCCCGCGCCCGCGGCTATTCGGCGGGGTACGCGGACGGACTGCGCGCCGCGGCCGCCGAGCAGGCGGCGTGGCTGGCTGAGGCGGAGGGTGCGCGCGCGGCCGAGGCGGCGGAGGCGGCCGAGGCGACCCGTGCGCTGGCGACGGCTCTTCGAGCCGCGGCGGTGGAGCTGCGCGAGGCGACCGTGCCGGTGCTGGAGGAGGCGGAGGCGACGCTCGTGGAGGCCGCGTTCTCGCTCGCGTCCGCAGTCGTCGGCGATGCCCTGTCCGATCGCGTCGCCGCCGCGAGGGCGGCCGTGGCGCGCGTGCTCGAGGATCCGGCCGGGGGAGCGGTCGCCGTGGTCAGGATGAACCCGGCTGATGTCGCGCTCCTCGGCGGTGCCGACGCCGTCGGCCCGGGCGCGCCGCGCATCGTCGCGGACGCGGCGCTCGCTCCCGGGGATGCGATCGGCGAACTTCCCGACGGCTGGCTCGACGGGCGCATCCACGCGGCGCTCGAGCGCGCGAAGGGTGCCATCGGATGA
- the fliE gene encoding flagellar hook-basal body complex protein FliE: protein MPIPAIGSIGAVDATTSATGAVSATPGTGGAAFGDALTSAVDNLQQLQGTSDTLAIKAVTGNLDDIHDATIAATRAQVTMELVAGVRNKAVDAFNEIMRMQA, encoded by the coding sequence ATGCCCATCCCCGCGATCGGATCGATCGGCGCCGTCGACGCCACCACCAGCGCCACGGGCGCGGTGTCCGCGACCCCCGGCACCGGGGGAGCGGCGTTCGGCGATGCGCTCACCAGCGCCGTCGACAACCTGCAGCAGCTGCAGGGCACGAGCGACACGCTCGCGATCAAGGCCGTCACCGGCAACCTCGACGACATCCACGACGCGACCATCGCCGCCACCCGCGCGCAGGTCACCATGGAGCTCGTCGCCGGCGTCCGCAACAAGGCCGTCGACGCGTTCAACGAGATCATGCGGATGCAGGCCTGA
- the fliG gene encoding flagellar motor switch protein FliG, producing MTDTKSQLTGAQKVAVVLMNMDQQRAAQVMKQFSDEEADEITAEILRLRRVDPGVAEKALNEFHDITTRGAVTRGGRDIAVGLLEASFGAERATGVLNRVASSLAGKQFEFLDAVEPGQVQMLLAGELPQTSALVLAHLRADHASRILAGLDDQARTEVAHAIATMGSPSPDAVRVVADTLKQRASAVVAARTSSDSVGGIQPLVDIINRADAGTEKALLEALEQRDPALAEEVRSRMLTFEDIVRLEARDVQQVLRGVDAAVLAVAMKGAPDAVAEVITTNLSERNREVLEDEIRILGPVRLSQVEDARAAIVRAIRDLEAAGAITVQRGDEDAYVE from the coding sequence ATGACAGACACCAAGAGCCAGCTGACCGGCGCGCAGAAGGTCGCCGTCGTGCTGATGAACATGGACCAGCAGCGCGCGGCCCAGGTGATGAAGCAGTTCTCCGACGAGGAGGCCGACGAGATCACCGCCGAGATCCTGCGGCTGCGCCGCGTGGATCCGGGCGTCGCGGAGAAGGCGCTGAACGAGTTCCACGACATCACGACGCGCGGAGCAGTGACGCGCGGCGGCCGGGACATCGCGGTCGGCCTGCTGGAGGCCTCGTTCGGCGCCGAGCGTGCGACCGGGGTGCTGAACCGCGTGGCGTCGAGCCTGGCGGGCAAGCAGTTCGAGTTCCTCGACGCGGTCGAGCCGGGGCAGGTCCAGATGCTGCTGGCGGGGGAGCTGCCGCAGACCAGCGCGCTGGTGCTCGCGCACCTGCGCGCGGACCACGCGTCGCGCATCCTGGCCGGCCTCGACGACCAGGCGCGGACCGAGGTCGCGCACGCGATCGCGACGATGGGCTCGCCGAGCCCGGACGCCGTGCGCGTGGTGGCGGACACGCTCAAGCAGCGCGCGAGCGCCGTGGTGGCGGCGCGCACATCGTCCGACTCGGTCGGCGGCATCCAGCCGCTCGTCGACATCATCAATCGCGCCGACGCCGGCACCGAGAAGGCGTTGCTGGAGGCGCTCGAGCAGCGAGACCCCGCGCTCGCCGAGGAGGTCCGCTCGCGGATGCTGACCTTCGAGGACATCGTCCGGCTCGAGGCGCGGGACGTGCAGCAGGTGCTGCGCGGCGTCGATGCGGCCGTGCTCGCGGTCGCCATGAAGGGCGCGCCGGACGCCGTCGCCGAGGTCATCACCACCAACCTGTCCGAGCGCAACCGCGAGGTGCTGGAGGACGAGATCCGCATCCTGGGCCCGGTGCGCCTGTCGCAGGTCGAGGACGCTCGCGCGGCGATCGTCCGCGCGATCCGCGACCTGGAGGCCGCCGGTGCGATCACCGTGCAGCGCGGGGACGAGGACGCGTATGTCGAATGA
- the fliF gene encoding flagellar basal-body MS-ring/collar protein FliF, protein MPQQVTSFLRRIGDTIRGFSVGQRVIAIIGIAVVALGATGLAMWASQPSYTPLFSGVQASDASAIVDQLRTDGVPYQLTDGGSTILVPQQKVYDERLKAASAGLPTSTSGGYSLLDKMGVTSSEFQQSVTYKRAMEGELANTIGAMKGVKTASVRLAIPEDTVFVSEKKDPTASVFVETQNGVTLTSDQVQAIVHLTSAAVTGMKPTDVAVVDADGTVLSTVGAGATGGADKQATTYETRVKSAVQEMLDKVVGPGNATVAVAADVSTESAQRTEESYTTPTNAPSLSETTQKETYTGTGGGAAGVLGPDNIAVPNGTNGNGSFSSESATKDNAVDKVTEQRTIPAGAVTRQTVSVALNSDAVGNVSANEIRNLVNAAAGIDTARGDAVSVEMVPFSKASATEAAKAIQQAKDAAAADQLTGIIRSSIIGAAIVAAAIIAFALFRRSRKRAAEQAELEAEEADTLALDQLPFPIALDPAPPTVPMQLDPLPDPDGPELEAERRRAEIEALAERDPQKTAEYLRSLMEDRAGV, encoded by the coding sequence ATGCCTCAGCAGGTGACGAGCTTCCTCCGGCGAATCGGCGACACGATCCGCGGGTTCAGCGTGGGCCAGCGGGTGATCGCGATCATCGGCATCGCCGTCGTCGCGCTCGGTGCGACCGGCCTGGCGATGTGGGCATCCCAGCCGTCGTACACGCCGCTGTTCTCCGGTGTGCAGGCCTCCGACGCCTCCGCGATCGTCGACCAGCTGCGCACCGACGGGGTGCCGTACCAGCTGACCGACGGCGGCTCCACCATCCTCGTGCCGCAGCAGAAGGTCTACGACGAGCGGCTGAAGGCGGCCTCCGCCGGCCTGCCGACCTCGACCTCCGGCGGCTACTCCCTGCTCGACAAGATGGGCGTGACGTCGTCCGAGTTCCAGCAGTCGGTCACCTACAAGCGTGCGATGGAGGGTGAGCTCGCCAACACCATCGGCGCGATGAAGGGCGTGAAGACCGCGTCCGTGCGCCTGGCCATCCCCGAGGACACGGTCTTCGTCTCCGAGAAGAAGGACCCGACCGCGTCGGTGTTCGTGGAGACGCAGAACGGCGTGACCCTGACCTCGGACCAGGTGCAGGCGATCGTCCACCTGACGAGCGCTGCGGTCACCGGCATGAAGCCGACCGACGTCGCCGTCGTCGACGCCGACGGCACCGTCCTCAGCACGGTCGGCGCCGGCGCGACCGGGGGAGCGGACAAGCAGGCGACGACATACGAGACCCGGGTGAAGTCGGCCGTGCAGGAGATGCTCGACAAGGTCGTCGGCCCCGGCAACGCGACCGTGGCGGTGGCGGCCGATGTCAGCACCGAGTCGGCCCAGCGCACGGAGGAGTCGTACACGACCCCGACCAACGCGCCGTCCCTCAGCGAGACCACCCAGAAGGAGACCTACACCGGGACGGGCGGCGGCGCGGCTGGCGTGCTCGGGCCGGACAACATCGCGGTCCCGAACGGCACCAACGGCAACGGCAGCTTCAGCTCCGAGTCGGCCACCAAGGACAACGCGGTGGACAAGGTCACCGAGCAGCGCACCATCCCGGCCGGCGCGGTCACGCGGCAGACGGTCTCGGTCGCCCTCAACTCCGACGCGGTCGGCAACGTGAGCGCCAACGAGATCCGCAACCTCGTCAACGCCGCGGCCGGCATCGACACCGCGCGCGGCGACGCCGTGAGCGTGGAGATGGTGCCGTTCAGCAAGGCGAGCGCGACCGAGGCGGCCAAGGCCATCCAGCAGGCGAAGGACGCCGCGGCCGCGGACCAGCTGACGGGGATCATCCGCAGCTCGATCATCGGCGCCGCCATCGTCGCAGCGGCGATCATCGCCTTCGCCCTGTTCCGCCGCAGCCGCAAGCGCGCCGCAGAGCAGGCCGAGCTGGAGGCCGAGGAGGCGGACACCCTGGCGCTCGACCAGCTTCCGTTCCCGATCGCGCTGGACCCGGCCCCGCCGACGGTCCCGATGCAGCTCGACCCGCTGCCGGACCCGGACGGACCCGAGCTCGAGGCCGAGCGCCGCCGCGCGGAGATCGAGGCCCTCGCCGAGCGCGACCCGCAGAAGACGGCTGAGTACCTGCGCAGCCTGATGGAGGACCGGGCGGGCGTATGA
- a CDS encoding flagellar export chaperone FliS, with product MLGNAAAKLSAYNRDSVLSASPARLLTMLYDRLVLDLTRAEEALRAEAWPTAWENLRHADQIVAELASSLRVDLWDGAEGLLQLYAYVADLIVAGTIERDADKVHEAIGLVEPLRQTWHEAAAALPAAGAGAARAGAGVYGAAGAAGTIGAIGPEGGHDLGVA from the coding sequence ATGCTCGGGAACGCAGCGGCCAAGCTGTCGGCCTACAACAGGGACAGCGTGCTCTCGGCGAGCCCTGCCCGCCTGCTCACGATGCTCTACGACCGGCTGGTGCTCGACCTCACCCGGGCCGAGGAGGCGCTGCGCGCCGAGGCGTGGCCGACCGCGTGGGAGAACCTGCGGCACGCCGACCAGATCGTCGCCGAGCTCGCCTCGAGCCTCCGGGTCGACCTCTGGGACGGCGCCGAGGGACTGCTCCAGCTCTACGCATACGTCGCCGACCTGATCGTCGCGGGGACCATCGAGCGGGATGCGGACAAGGTGCACGAGGCCATCGGGCTGGTCGAGCCGCTGCGCCAGACCTGGCACGAGGCGGCCGCCGCGCTGCCGGCGGCCGGTGCGGGTGCGGCGCGTGCCGGTGCGGGCGTGTACGGAGCCGCCGGAGCCGCCGGAACGATCGGAGCCATCGGGCCGGAGGGCGGACATGACCTCGGCGTCGCCTGA
- a CDS encoding FliI/YscN family ATPase: MSAVLAGWQAAVAAARPERVGRVTGVVGLGAEIEGVAAAIGDLVVIGDEPGVHAEVVATTASGAKVMPFGRLTGVAAGAPVRAVRTPLLVPTGTGMLGRVIDALGRPVDGRGPIEPDGFVPLDNRAPDAMRRARILSPLGLGVRVLDTMVSAGRGQRLGLFAGSGVGKSSLLSMIARGTEADVSVIALVGERGREVREFLEDDLGPAGLARSVVVVATSDEPAVMRLRAAFAATRIAEAFRDQGRDVVLMMDSLTRVAMAQREIGLSAGEPPATRGYPPSTFSLLAQLLERAGTGVTGSITGLYTVLVDGDDHNEPIADAARSILDGHVVLDRRLSVVGHFPSVDVLGSVSRLASRVTTPEQRAAATALRSILAAKVGAQDLLDVGAYKPGTNARVDAAVANEDAINAFLRQGIGEPAPLTESWGRLGALVAGMGVV, translated from the coding sequence ATGAGCGCGGTGCTCGCGGGGTGGCAGGCGGCCGTGGCGGCCGCCCGTCCGGAGCGCGTCGGCCGGGTGACCGGTGTCGTCGGGCTCGGCGCGGAGATCGAGGGCGTCGCCGCCGCGATCGGCGACCTCGTGGTGATCGGAGACGAGCCGGGTGTCCACGCGGAGGTCGTCGCGACCACGGCGTCCGGGGCGAAGGTCATGCCGTTCGGGCGGCTCACCGGCGTCGCGGCGGGTGCTCCCGTGCGCGCGGTGCGTACGCCGCTGCTCGTGCCGACCGGCACCGGGATGCTCGGCCGCGTCATCGACGCGCTCGGCCGCCCGGTCGACGGCCGCGGGCCGATCGAGCCGGACGGGTTCGTCCCGCTCGACAACCGTGCGCCGGACGCGATGCGCCGGGCGCGCATCCTGAGCCCGCTCGGTCTCGGCGTGCGCGTGCTCGACACCATGGTGAGCGCGGGGCGGGGCCAGCGTCTCGGGCTGTTCGCGGGCTCGGGAGTCGGCAAGTCGTCGCTGCTGTCGATGATCGCCCGCGGCACCGAGGCGGATGTGTCGGTGATCGCCCTGGTGGGCGAGCGCGGGCGCGAGGTACGCGAGTTCCTGGAGGACGACCTCGGTCCCGCCGGCCTCGCCCGCTCGGTGGTCGTCGTCGCCACTTCGGACGAGCCGGCCGTGATGCGGCTGCGCGCCGCGTTCGCCGCGACGCGGATCGCCGAGGCGTTCCGCGACCAGGGCCGCGACGTCGTGCTGATGATGGACTCCCTGACCCGCGTCGCGATGGCGCAGCGCGAGATCGGGCTCTCGGCGGGGGAGCCGCCGGCGACGCGCGGCTACCCGCCGTCGACGTTCTCCCTGCTCGCCCAGCTGCTGGAGCGCGCGGGGACCGGCGTGACCGGTTCGATCACCGGCCTCTACACGGTGCTCGTCGACGGCGACGACCACAACGAGCCGATCGCCGACGCCGCCCGCAGCATCCTCGACGGGCACGTCGTGCTCGACCGCCGGCTGTCGGTGGTGGGGCACTTCCCGTCCGTGGACGTGCTCGGCTCGGTCTCGCGGCTGGCGTCCCGCGTGACGACGCCGGAGCAGCGGGCGGCGGCGACGGCGCTCCGCAGCATCCTGGCCGCCAAGGTCGGCGCGCAGGACCTGCTCGACGTCGGCGCGTACAAGCCGGGAACGAACGCGCGGGTGGACGCCGCAGTGGCGAACGAGGACGCGATCAACGCGTTCCTGCGCCAGGGCATCGGCGAGCCGGCCCCGCTGACGGAATCGTGGGGGCGCCTCGGCGCCCTCGTCGCAGGGATGGGAGTGGTCTGA
- a CDS encoding flagellar basal body rod C-terminal domain-containing protein: protein MTFDAIGIAGTGLTLHRKWLDAISDNLANINTAKPTDGAAFQARYIVAQEGQGVSGAYVAGAAYGSAEGRMVYEPDNPVADAKGYVRYPDIDLSEQMGALIMAQRGYQANAAVVDRAKESYQAALQIGKN from the coding sequence ATGACCTTCGACGCGATCGGGATCGCGGGCACGGGGCTCACCCTGCACCGCAAGTGGCTGGACGCGATCAGCGACAACCTGGCCAACATCAACACCGCCAAGCCCACCGACGGCGCCGCCTTCCAGGCGCGCTACATCGTGGCCCAGGAGGGCCAGGGCGTCTCCGGCGCGTACGTCGCCGGCGCCGCATACGGCAGCGCGGAGGGCCGGATGGTCTACGAGCCGGACAACCCGGTCGCGGACGCCAAAGGCTACGTGCGCTACCCCGACATCGACCTCTCCGAGCAGATGGGCGCGCTCATCATGGCCCAGCGCGGCTACCAGGCGAATGCCGCGGTGGTCGACCGCGCGAAGGAGAGCTACCAGGCCGCTCTGCAGATCGGAAAGAACTGA